CCCGTGTGCGGATGCGGTAGGGTTGACCTGCGCGATCACGCGGGTTCGACCGCGCGAGCCGCATCGGGACGTGGCGCAGCTTGGTAGCGCACTTGACTGGGGGTCAAGGGGTCGCAGGTTCAAATCCTGTCGTCCCGACTCGTAAGAGTCACAGGTCAGAGGTCGTATCGGAGGAATCCGACACGGCCTCTTGACCGTTGGTCGTGCCGACGTAGGTGCTACGACAAGACCGAGCCGTCCACCTTGCTGGGCGCCACGTCGCTGCCGTTCTCATCGGTCGGCAAGGTGATCCCACCGCAGCGCCCTGCATTCCAGAAATCGGCGTAGCGGCCGCCGCGGCGCAGCAACTCGTCGTGGGCGCCCTTCTCCACGATCCGGCCGCCGTCCAGAAAGACGACGTGATCGGCGCGTTGGACGGTTCGCATCCGGTGCGCGACCATCACCACCGTCCGGCCGGCCATCAGGCGCTCGATGCCCTCGTGGACGGCTGCCTCGTTCACCGGGTCCAGTGCGGAGGTCACCTCGTCCAGCAGCACGATGGGCGCGTTCTTCCCAGCGGCCGGCTCCGGCACGCCGGGGAAGCGCAGTGGGTCCACGTCGACCAGGAGCAGGGGCGCGCCGGTGTCCAGCCCGACGAGCTGGTGTGCCGCCCGCCACCGTGGTCGACCACGCATGGCGTGGTCGAGGACGTCACCCACCCCCCGATGAGGTGACGTCCTCGACCGCTCCCCCGGCGCCGGACTGTGGCTCAGATGTCCGCGCGGCGGATCCGTGCCGTCACCAGCACATCACCGCCGTCTCGCCGGAACCCCAGGCGGAGTACAGGCGTACGCGGACGAAGTAGCGGCGGCCCTTGACGAGCCGGGCGCTGATCGTGGCGTTGTGCGGAGCTCCACCGTCGTCCTGCCCGGCGAGGTAGCGGGGTTCCCCGTCCCGCTCCTCGAAGACCACGACGACGGCGTCGCTGTCGCCGAAGGTGCCCAGCGTGTACGTGCGGGTCTGAGGCGGGTCGACGACGAAGTCGGCCTGTTCGCCCGGCCCGAGACCGAGCGGTGCCGAGCGGAACGGCACCAGCGCGGGCGGGCCCCCCGGATGCGCAGGCGGATACCAGCGGAGCGCGAACTCCTTGTCGGCGGCGGACAGGGTGCCGGGCGGGTTGAGACCCGCACGGTACTGCTCCGGCTCCAGGACCAGGCCCGACGAGAACGGATACTCCATGATCGACTGTGGGTCCCAGACGGAGCCGTTGACCTCGTCCGGGTCGAGCTTGCGCAGGATGTTGTAGTGCGTCCGCTCCCGGCTCCAGTGGTTGGGCGGACCCGCCAGTTCGGCGTACACGGCCTCGTCGTCCCAGTGGATGCCGGCGAACGGGCTCTGGTGCTCGTGCAGCATGCCGAGCGCGTGCCCGATCTCGTGCAGGGCCGTCCCGCGCTCCCCGGGCGCGGTCAGGTCCCAGCCGAAGTTCATGGTGCGCTCGTGCCGGCCGGCCAGCAGCGCGTCCCGGCCCACCGCCGACCAGGAGCCGGCGCCGAGCTGGAACCCGATGCGCAGTTCGGCCTCCGAGCGGTCGTCGACCTCGGCGAAGGTGATGCCGATGCCGAGGTCCTGCCATTCTTGGAAGCACTCGCGCACGACGTCCCGCTGCTCCTTGGCACCGGCCCACGACACGCGCCGCGTCATCCCCGTCCCCGGCACGGGGATGACGGACGCGTCGGTGTCACGGTCGAAGAAGCAGTAGTGCAGGACCGTGCCGTTGACCCACCTCCGCCGCCCGCTCGCGAGCGCGCTCAGCCGCTCGGCCGCCAGCCCCGGTGCGAAGGCGGGCGCCGGCGCCTGTGCCAGCGAGCAGTAGCGTGCGGTCATGGCCACAGCCTGCCCCGCGGCCGGTCCCGGGCGCCTGAGTCGGGGGCTACTCAAGTCGCCCTGTATCAGAAGTGAGTAGCCGCGCTCATGCATGTGTGACGACTTACGAACGGGACGCGACGACGCTGGAGCTGCCCTGGCCGTTCGCCGGGCGGGAGGACGAACTGGAGCTGGTCCGCCGGTCCCTGGCCGGCGGACGCCGCGGCATGGTGGTGACGGGCCCGGCGGGCTGCGGCAAGACCCGCCTCGTCACCGAGGCGATCCGCGGCACCGACTGCGCCCGGGCGGCGGGAACGCCCGAGAGCCGGGCCATCCCCTTCGCCGCGTTCGCCCATCTGCTGCCCGAGGCGGTCACCCTGCACCGCGCGGTCCAGCTGCTGTCGGGCGTACGGATGTTGGTCGTGGACGACGCCCAGCTGCTCGACGACGCCTCCGCCGCCCTGGTCCACCAGCTCGCCGTGCACGGCCGCACCCGTCTGCTGGTCGTCGCCACGGACGGCACCGCGATACCCGGCGCGATCTCCCGGTTGTGGACCGGTGAACTGCTGCCGCGTCTCGCCCTGGAACGGCTGCCCGAGGAGGAGACCGCGCAGCTGCTCACCGCCGGGGCCGGCCCCCTCGAACCGCTGACCGTCAACCGGTTGCTGCGCCTGAGCCAGGGCGACCTGCGGCTGCTGCGCGAGCTGCTGGGTGCCGTTCGCGGGCTGCTGACCCCCGTGCCGGGCACCGGCGAACGGGCGTGGCGGGGCCCGGTGCCGCTGACCACGGCCGTCCGCGAACGCACCGCCCGTGTCCTCGGCCGCACCTGCCCGCTCGAACGGGAGACCCTCGACCGCCTCGCCTTCGCCGAACCCCTGTCGCCGACCCTGGACGACCTGGACCTCGGGGCCCTCGAAGTCCTGGAGTCCGACGACCTGATCGAGGTCGACGACCTGGGCGGCGTCCGCCTCGCCCACCCCCTCCACGGCCCGGTGCTCAGGGCAGCGGCGGGCCGGCTGCGCGCGCGCCGGCTGTCCCGGACACCGGACGCGTACGCCGCCGCCCTCGACGCCGAGTCGGCCGCACTGGCCCGCCGGATCGACCAGGACGACGTACGGGCGATGCCCACGCCGGTGGGGGAATGGCTGGTCGACGAAGGCGGCCCGCTGACCGGCCGGTACGCCGCCGCACGCGCCCGTTTCGCCCGGTTGCGGGGCGAGTTGAGGGAGGCGGCGGCCTGGGCGAGGGAGGGCCTGCGGGGCGATCCCGAGGACGCGTCGTGCCGGGAGGAACTCGCCCGCTCCTGCGCACCGGTGGACAGCCGGGGGGACCTGGACCTCGAAGCCCTCGCCGACCCCTACGACGCCGTCCGCCTCGGCGTCCCCGAGAAGGTCATCGACCGGCTGACCGGCGTGTTCGCCCGGCACGCCGACGCGCTCACCCGCGCCGACGGCCCCGCCCTGGACGAGGTGGCCGAGGAACTGGAGAGGCGCGGCTTCACGCTGTTCGCCGCGGAGGCGCACGCCCAGGCCGTGCGCGCCCACCGCGATCCGAGCGCCGCCCGGCACTCCCGCACCCGGGCCGTCGCCCTGGCCCGGCGCTGCCAGGGCGCCCGCACACCCGCCCTGTCCGGGCTGGTCCTCGGCGAACTCACCGCCCGGCAACGGCAGATCGTCACCCTCGCGGCGGCGGGCCTGAGCAACCGGCAGATCGCCGAACGCCTCACCCTGTCGATCCGGACCGTCGGCAACCACTTGTACAGCGCCTACGCCCGCCTCGGCGCGAGCGACCGCGGTGCCCTGCCCTGGCTGACGGAGATCCCGCAAGCCCAGCCGGCCTGAGGCCGCACCCTGACCGGCGGCCTGACCCGAACAGGGGACGGGTCAGGCCGCCCCGAACGCCGAGAACGCCCAGCCCGTGGCCTGGTGCAGCGCGTCGCCCGGCAGGGCGGCCCGGGCGTCGCGCAGCGCCTCCGCCAGGGACAGGCCGGCCCCGAGGCCCTTGTGCAGCGCGAGCATCAGCGGCACCACGGCAGCGTCGTTGACGGGCGCGCTGCACGCCACCACCCCGGCCGTGCCGAGCGGCAGCAGCGCGGTGACCAGGCCGAGCAGTTCGTCGGCGCCGACAGAGGCGAGGAGGGCGGTGTCGCAGCAGGACAGGATGATCCGGTAGGGGCTGCGGTCCAGACGCTCGAAGTCGTGCACGACGATCGGGCCGTCGGCCATCCGCAGCGAGGAGAACAGCGGGCTGTCCGCGCGGAACGTGCCGTGCGCGGCGATGTGCGCCAGCGCGGCACCGTCCAGCTCCTGAAGCACCCGCGGCACCCGCGCCTCGTCGTCCTCCAGGACCGTCGCGCAGGCGTAGCGGCCGGCCAGTTCGGGCACCTCGGCGCCGCCCGTGGCCAGGCCCGGGCCGCGTACCAGCACATGACGGCCGTCCGGCGGCGGCGTGGTCTCCCGGGCCCGCAGCCAACTGCCCGCCGACGGCGACACGCTGAGCACCCGTTCCCGCAGCGACGGCAGCAGCGCCCATGGCACCCGGTGCAGCCGCCCCGGCGGCACGATCACCACCGGGTCGCCGCCCAGGTGCGCCGCGGCCGGTCCGAGCAGCAGCTCCTCCAGCCGCCGCCCCGCGGCCTCCACCACCGCAAGCCGCGCCTCGGCCCCGGGGTGCGCCAGCCGCCGCAGCCCCGCCTGTACGTGCTCGGCCTCGGTCTCCGCGTCGGCCAGCAACCCGGCCTCGAACCTGCGCACCCGCCCCTGCCCGCACAGCAGCACCTGCACCCGCCCGTCGAGCACGGCGAGTTCCACCAGCCGTACCTCGTCGCCCAGTCGCTCCAGCAGCCGGCCGACGTCGAAACGGTCGCCGTCCCCGGGGGCCTCGCCGCGCATGTGCAGCGTCCGGGAGCGGATCTGCCGCTCCAGGCGCCGCTGTTCACGCTCCAGTGCCGGAACCGGCCGGCCCTCCATCCGGGCGGCCTCCGCGCGGGAGGCGATCTCACGGAAGGCCGTCATGCCGCTGAGCAGCTCCGGGTCGGCGGGCGGCCGGGTCGGCGGGGTGGACAGCACGGTGGCACGCCAGCGCTCGCTCCACACCAGCAGCCGCCGCGGGCCGCCGGAGACCAGACTGGCCCGCCCGGCCAACGCGGCCAGCTCCGCGCCCTGTTCGGTCGCGCGGGCCCGCAGCTCCGAGGCGCCCAGCGTCATCCGGTGGTCGTCGAGCACGTCCAGGCCGCGTCGGCACGCCTCCAGGACGCCCCGGGTCGACCCCGCCGCTCGGGCCCGCAGCGCCTGCGCAGCCCAGCCCGTCATCCGCGCCAGCGGCGGGCCGTTCCGCCTGCTGCGGGCGGCGACGGCCAGATGCCGTTCCGCGTCCGCCGTCCAGCCCAGGCCCAGCGCGATCCGGCCCGCGAGCAGCGACGCCTCCGGCGCGGCCGGCGCGCCGAAGGCGGCCAGCTTCTCGGCCACCCGGGCGGCGTCGGCGACCAGCCGCCCCGAGCCGCGCCCGGCCGCGTGCCGCGCCTCGATCAGCACCAGCCGGGCGTGCGTCTCCCACCAAGTGCGCCGCTGCCCGGCGAACAGCCGTACCGCGAGGGCGGCCCGGGCGATCGCCGTGTGCGGGTCCCCGGCCAGCCGTGCGGCCCGCGCGGCGGCCAGCAGCAGCTCCGCCTTGCGCGTGGACTGCCCGCCGATCCCGTCCAGCCTCCCGATCGCCGCGTCCGCCTCGGCCAGCGCCTCGGGAGCCAGCCCGGCCGCCATCAGCACCTCACAGCGCCGGATGTTCAGCATGAACGTCGGCGTGCCCAGCCGGGCGTACCGCTCCTCCGCCTCGTCGAGCAGCCGCAGCGCCGCCGGCACGTCACCGGACCGGAACGCGGCGAGCCCCCGGCTCTCCACCGCGTCGGCCTTGTCGTGCTCCTGGCCCGTGGTGTCCCACAGCGCCTCGGCCGCCGTGAAGTCCGCCTCGGCCCGCTCCACCGCCCCCAGCGCCAGATGCACGGTCGCCCGCAGGGTCAGCGCCCGCGCCGTCCAGATCACGTCCTCCGCCTGGCGCAGCACGGGAATCGCCCGGCGTACGTCCTCCAGCGCCTGGCGATGGTGACCGAGCACCCACCACACGTACGCCCGCCGGTACAGCACCCGCGCCCGCGTGTGCCCGCCGCCCCGCGCGACCCCTCGCTCGAACGCCGCCAGGCCCTCCCGGGTGCGGCCCGCGTGCACCAGCGCCACGCCCAGGGTGGCCAGCACGTCCGCCTCCCGGTCGGCCGAATCCGCCCGCGCCGCGAACTCACGGGCCCGCCGCAGATGGTCCAGCGCGAGCCGCAGATCACCGAAGTCCCGCTGCCAGATGCCGATCACCTGATGCGCGACGGACGCGTGCAGCGAGGACGGGTCGGCGTCGAGCAGCGCCCGGGCCCTCGCGAGAGCCTCGCCCGGGTCGGCGAACACCATCGGCAGCAGTTCCTGCACCGAGTCGCTTCCCGCTGTCACGCCTCGGATGGTAGTGGCCCCGCAACCGCACCACACAGGGTTGGCGCTGTATCAAAAGACCGCCCGGCGGCTCTTGTCGACGAGTACCGACGACCGTTCGCCGCACCGACCGATGCCGTCGCCCAGTGGGAGGACCCGCATGGCACCTCAGCGATTCCACGAGCAGTTCGACCAGATCCAGCGCGCGATGCCGGACGTCCCCCTCGCGATGGGACCGGACGACTCGGCCGAGTTCATGTACGAGAAGGGCGTCGTCCTCGTCCGCGACGGCGAGGAGGCCCGGATCGTAGAGGACGCCGTACGGGCGCACTTCACGGCGGCACCCGACCTCGACCAGGACCAGGTCCGTCGGGCGGGCCCGCAGACCAACCGCAGCGGCGTCACCCGGATCCGGGTCGGCGACCCCGGCGAGGGGAGCCGGGGAGCGGACCGGGCCGTCGCGCAGGCACTGCGGGCCGTGCGCGAGCGCGAGGCCCGGGCTGGGCACCGGATCGTCGCCCGCAACCACGTGGTGCACATCGCGGTCAACGCCTGCCCCGGCGACGAACCCGTACCCGTCCCGGCGAGCGAGCCGCCCAACCCGGCGGCCGCGGACACCGCGTACGACCCGGACACCGCCGTCGGCGTCCTCGTCGTCGACACCGGCCTGACGCACGACTACCGCTCCTGCACGCTCCTCGCCCACACCGACGGCGACGCCCAGGTCCAGGAGTGCGACGAGCAGGGGATCCTCCAGCAGTACGTCGGGCACGGCACGTTCATCGCCGGGCTCGTCGCCGCCGTCGCGCCCAACACCGACATCACCGTGCGCGGCAGCCTCAACGACGCGGGCGCCGTCCTGGAGTCGGAGTTCGGCGAGAAGCTCTTCGAGGCCGTCGACGCCGGCGGCTGGCCCGACGTCCTCAGCCTCTCCGCCGGCACCTCCAACGGCCGCACCGACGGCCTGCTCGGCGTGGAGAACTTCATGCGGGAACTGCGCGAGCAGCGCACCCTGCTGGTCGCCGCCGCCGGCAACAACGCCAGCGCCACCCCCTTCTGGCCCGCCGCCTACGCCGACCTGCCCGGCTGGGAGGACTCCGTGCTGTCGGTCGGCGCGCTGCGCAGCGACGGCGAGTTCGGCGCCTGCTTCACCAACCACGGCCCGTGGGTGAAGGTCTACGCCCCCGGTGAGCGCCTCACCAGCGCCCTCACCGGCTTCGGGACGCCCGTCCCGTACATCTACCAGCACTCCACGTACGACGCCTGCCGCTACGGCTTCAATTACGGCTGCACCTGCCGGCACCCCCGCCACACCGGTGTGCTGAGCGACGAGAACGCCTGCGCCAAGCCGGACCAGGTGATGTTCGAGGGGTACGCGCAGTGGAGCGGCACCTCCTTCGCCACCCCCGTGACCGCGGGCCTGGTCGCCGCCCACATGACGGCGCACAAGGAGACCGACCCGCGCGCGGCCCGGCGGCAACTGCTCGCCGCCGGCACCGGGTTCGCGGAAGTGCGCGGGGCGCACGTACCCGCGCTGCACCCGCCCACCTGGCGCCCCGTCCCGGTCGTCCGTCACGCCCCCGGGCTGTGAGGGCCGGAACCGCCCCCTCCGCGGCGTACGATGACGTGCCGTACTCGAGGGGTGGGGCTGCCGTGGACCGTACTGATGCCGGCGCGCTCGTCCAGGCCGCCGCCGACGGCGACGCGGCGGCCTGGAAGGCGCTCGTGGAAGGGCTGAGCCCCCTGGTGTGGTCCGTGGTGCGGGCCCACCGGCTGTCCGACGCGGACGCCCACGAGGTCTACCAGACCGCCTGGTTCCGCTTCGCCCAGCACCTCGGGCGGATCCGGGAACCCGGCAAGGCGGGCGCCTGGCTGGCGAGCACCGCGCGCCACGAGTGCCTGAAGGTCATCCGGAGCTCGCAACGACTGACCCTGACGGACGATCCGCAGCTCCTGGACCGGGTCAGCGAGGAGGGCACGCCGGAACAGTCGCTGCTCGACTCCGAGGAGGCCGCCGCCCAGAGCGAACGGGTACGGCGGTTGTGGCAGGAGTTCGAGGAACTGGGCGAGCGGTGCCGGCAGTTGCTGCGGGTGCTGATGGCCACGCCGCCGCCCAGTTACCAGGACGTGTCCGCCGCGCTCGGGATCGCGGTGGGCAGCATCGGGCCGCTGCGCCAGCGCTGTCTGCGGCGCCTGCGGGCCCGGCTCGAAGCGCGGGGGGCGATATGAGCGACATGAGCGATGGCATGAACGACGACGTGTTCGACGAGGACGCCTGGGACGACCAGGAGTTCGACGCCGGGCTGCTGGAGGAGGAGCTCCGGCAGGCCGCCGCCGTCCTGGACCCCGTGCCGGCGGAGCTCCAGCAGATCGCCGTCGACGCCTACGCGTTGCACGACCTGGACGCCCGCGTCGCGGAGCTCACCTTCGACTCGCTGGTCGACGCCCTCCCGGTCCGGGGAGCCGGCGACGCGCCCCGGATGCTGACCTTCCGGGCGGGCGAGGTGACCGTCGACGTCGAGGTCACCGCACACGGGCTGATGGGCCAGGTGCTGCCGCCGCAGCCGGCCCGGATCGAGGTCCTGGGCGGACCGCGCCCCGGCTCCTCGCTCACGGCCGACGACCTGGGCCGCTTCACCGCCGACGCACCGCCGCCGGGCCCGTTCGCCCTGCGGCTGCGGACCGGCGGGGACGTGGTGGTGACGGAGTGGCTGCGGGCGTAGGCCCCAGGACTCAACAGGCGCAGGGCAGCGTCCTCGGTCCCCGGATCATCCTCTTCCACCGCCAGGCCACCTGGTCGGCGGGGACGGCGAGCCGTAGCCCGGGCAGTCTGTCCAGCAGGGTCTCGACGAGGAGCTCCGTCCGGAGAGGCTGCTTTCGGCCCGGTCGGCGGCCTCGGCCCCGCCCGACGTGGAGATGATCTGCCGGGTCCAGCAGCGCACGCCTACGGTGAAGGAGCCGGCGACGGCCTTGCACAGCCGGTTGTGGTCGGGCTGGCCGGCGAAGGCGAGAGAGCCGGGCGGCGGCTCATGGGCGGGCCATCCGCGTCACTTGACGCCCGGTCACCTCCGCGCGGCTGAACCGCGGATCGTTGGTGCTCGGCTTCACCTCGTCGTGGCGGGTGGCCAGCCACGCCCGTCCCTCACCGTGCGGCAGCCGGATCCGGGTCGGCGGCCCCTCGCGCAGCAGCTCCGCGAGGACCGGGTCGAACCGTGGTCTCCTCCCGTTATGCCCCAGCCGGTGACGGTCAGCCGGACACGGCGTCGACCAGGCGGGCCAGCGCGGCGGCGAGCCGCTCGAGGCCGGGGCCGGCAAGGCCGCCCGGCTCGGTCATGTAGGTGTCCCGGCGGATCTCCACCATGAGCGCCTCGACCCGCGGGTCGGTCCCGTAGAACTCCAGCGGCACGTACGCCCCGCTGAACGGGCTGTCGAGCTCCGTCTCCCCGAACGCCTGCCGCGCGGCGTCCAGCAACCCGGGAGAGGTGTGGAAGGAGTCGGTGCCGAGACACACCGGCGGCCTGGCCCCCTCGCCGTGCAGCTCGTAAGGCAGCCGGGCGCGGGGATAGGAGTGCACGTCGATGATCACGGCCCGCCCGGTGGCCGCCAGCCGGTCCGCCACGGCCTGCGTCATCGCCCGCGCGTACGGCAGGAAGTACCGCTGGACGAGCGGCCCGGCTTCGACGTCGCCGGAGCGCAGCACGGCGCCGTGCGTGGTCCGGGTGTAGACCGCGCCCATTCCGACGGCCCGCATCTCCTCCCGTTCGTCGGGGAAGCGCTCCGGGTCGATGACCAGCCGCGACAGCCGGTTGACGAACCGCCACGGGACGACGCCGGCCGCCCCGGCCGCCGCCTCGGCGATCTCCGCCGTGTGCGCGTCCGTGATGTGGTCCAGCTCCCGCGCGAGCTCGTCGTCGCCCAGCACGATGTCCGCCCGCACCGAGGGCGGTATCTCCCGCGCCGAGTGCGGGACATGCAGGATCACGGGGGAGTGCCCGGCGCCGGGCAGGACGTCGAAGGACCGGGGGTCGTCGGTCACGCGGCGGCTCCACGGGCGTTGTCAGGGACGGTGTCAGGGGGCTTGGCTCGAAAGCCCCGCCTCTTCGAACATAACTCCGCCCCGGCCGGGCGGTGCGCCGGCCGGGGCGGAGCGGAGGGACCGATGGGGCCCGGGGCGTCAGCTCAGGGACGCCAGCGCCTCGTTCCACGTGGCGGACGGGCGCATGACCTCGGCGGCCTTCGCCGGGTCGGGCTGGTAGTAGCCGCCGATGTCGGCCGGCTTGCCCTGGACGGCGTTCAGCTCGTCGACGATCTTCTGCTCGTTGGCGGCCAGCGTCTCGGCGATCGGTCCGAAGGCCTTCGCCAGGTCCGCGTCGTCGGTCTGCCGGGCCAGCTCCTGCGCCCAGTACAGGGACAGGTAGAAGTGGCTGCCGCGGTTGTCGATGCCGCCGACGCGCCGGGTCGGGGACTTGTCCTCGTTGAGGAAGGTCGCCGTGGCGCGGTCGAGGGTGTCGGCCAGGACCTGGGCGCGGGCGTTGCCCGTCACCTTGGCGAACTGCTCGAGGGACGGCACCAGGGCGAAGAACTCACCCAGGGAGTCCCAGCGCAGGTAGTTCTCCTTGACCAGCTGCTGCACGTGCTTCGGCGCCGAGCCGCCCGCACCGGTCTCGAAGAGGCCGCCGCCCGCCATCAGCGGGACGACCGACAGCATCTTGGCGCTGGTGCCCAGCTCCAGGATCGGGAACAGGTCGGTCAGGTAGTCGCGCAGCACGTTGCCGGTGACGGAGATGGTGTTCTCGCCGCGGCGGATGCGCTCCACCGACAGCTTCGTGGCCTCGACCGGGTTCAGGATCCGGATGTCCAGGCCCTCGGTGTCGTGCACCGGCAGGTACTGCTTGACCTTGGCGATCAGGTTGGCGTCGTGCGCGCGGGTCTCGTCCAGCCAGAACACCGCCGGGTCGCCGGTGGCGCGGGCGCGGGTGACGGCCAGCTTCACCCAGTCCTTGATCGGCGCGTCCTTGGTCTGGCAGGCGCGGAAGATGTCACCGGCCGAGACGGTCTGCTCGATGAGCGCGGTGCCGTTTTCGTCGACCAGGCGGACCGTGCCCGTGGTGGCGATCTCGAAGGTCTTGTCGTGGCTGCCGTACTCCTCGGCCTTCTGCGCCATGAGGCCGACGTTCGGCACCGTGCCCATGGTGGACGGGTCGAAGGCGCCGTTGGCCTTGCAGTCCTCGATCACGGCCTGGTAGACGCCCGCGTAGGAGGAGTCCGGGATGACCGCCAGCGCGTCGTGCTCCTGCCCGTCCGGGCCCCACATGTGGCCGGAGCTGCGGATCATCGCCGGCATCGAGGCGTCGATGATGACGTCGGAGGGCACGTGCAGGTTGCTGATGCCCTTGTCGGAGTCGACCATCGCCAGCTCCGGGCCCTCGGCGAGCTCGGCGTCGAAGGAGGCCTTGATCTCGGCGCCCTCGGGCAGGGCGTCCAGGCCCTTGTAGATGCCGCCCAGACCGTCGTTCGGGGTCAGGCCGGCCGCGGCGAGCTTGTCGCCGTACTTCGCGAACGTCTTCGGGAAGAAGGCGCGCACCACGTGGCCGAAGACGATCGGGTCGGAGACCTTCATCATCGTCGCCTTCAGGTGCACCGAGAACAGCACGCCCTCGGCCTTGGCCTTGGCGACCTGCGCGGTCAGGAACTCGCGCAGCGCGGCGACCCGCATCACGGAGGCGTCGACGACCTCGCCCTTGCGGACGGGTACGGACTCGCGCAGCACGGTGGTGGTGCCGTCGTCGCCGACGAGCTCGATGCGCAGCGCGCCGTCCTCGGCGATCACCACGGACTTCTCGGTGGAGCGGAAGTCGTTCTGGCCCATGGTCGCCACGTCCGTCTTGGACTCGGCGGACCAGGCGCCCATGCGGTGCGGGTGGGACTTGGCGTAGTTCTTGACCGACGCGGGGGCGCGGCGGTCCGAGTTGCCCTCACGCAGGACCGGGTTCACGGCGGAGCCCTTGACCTTGTCGTAGCGGGCGCGGATCTCGCGCTCCTCGTCGGTCTTCGGGTCGTCCGGGTAGTCCGGCAGCGCGTAGCCCTGGCCCTGGAGCTCGGCGATCGCGGCCTTGAGCTGGGGGATCGACGCCGAGATGTTCGGCAGCTTGATGATGTTGGCGGCGGGCGTCTTGGCGAGCTCGCCGAGCTCAGCGAGCGCGTCCGGGATGCGCTGGTCCTCGGTCAGGTACTCCGGGAACAGGGCGATGATGCGCCCCGCCAGCGAGATGTCGCGGGTCTCGACGGCGACACCCGCCTGCGAGGCGTACGCCTGGACCACCGGCAGGAAGGAATACGTTGCCAGGGCCGGGGCCTCGTCAGTGTGCGTATAGATGATGGTCGAGTCAGTCACCGGGTGCTCCGCTCCACGTCTGCAACATTGCTCGACATCAAGATATCTCGTGATCGACCTCGTCTCGACAGGGGTCCGCGCCCAGTTTCGGTGACCGGGACCCGGGAGCCGTCCGGGCGAAAGCGGACGAGGGGACATCGCAGTGGAGTGACGGCCCGGGCGGCCGCGCTCACCGGCACGGTCGCGGCTCTGACCGGCCGCGCCGCGGGGCTCCGGAAGACCGGACGCGTCCCCCCGGGGCCCCGAGAGCAGGTGGCCGAGAAGCTGCGGATCACCTCGGCGCGTACGCTCCCCGCGAATGCCCGGGCCACGCGCCCGGCGAACCGCGGGGACTCGCCGGCGGCGGCTCGGCCGCACCGGGCGGCTTGACCGGCGACCGGACCGCGGACACGTACCGCTCACGCTCGCCGCTCTCCGATCGCCACCGAGGTGGTGCAGATCACGGTCGGCGGCTACGGGCACCCGCGGCTGTACGGGACGAGGACGCCGTACAGCCGGTGGGACGGGCACCGCTACGAGAACCGGCCTCAGTCGAGCCGGGCGGAGGTCATGTCGCCCGGCTCGGTCTCGCCGGTCCGCTGCTGGGGGATGACGACCCCGCCCTGCTGGAGCGCCACCGTCCGGGCCGGGGCGGGGATGCGGATGCCCTCCGCGCGGTAGCGCTTGTGCAGCCGCTTGATGAACTCGTGCTTGATCCGGTACTGGTCGCTGAACTCGCCGACGCCCAGGATGACCGTGAAGCCGATGCGGGAGTCGCCGAAGGTGTGGAAGCGGATGATCGGCTCGTGGTCCGGCACGGCGCCCTCGACCTCGGTCATCGTCTCGGCGATGACCTCGTTGGTCACCCGCTCCACGTGCTCCAGGTCGCTGTCGTAGGCCACCCCGACCTGGACCAGGATGGTCAGCTGCTCCTCCGGCCGCATGAAGTTGGTCATGTTGGCCATGGCGAGCTGGCCGTTGGGGATCACGACGAGGTTGTTGGACAGGTTGCGGACCGTCGTCTGCC
The genomic region above belongs to Streptomyces coeruleorubidus and contains:
- a CDS encoding helix-turn-helix transcriptional regulator, whose protein sequence is MTTYERDATTLELPWPFAGREDELELVRRSLAGGRRGMVVTGPAGCGKTRLVTEAIRGTDCARAAGTPESRAIPFAAFAHLLPEAVTLHRAVQLLSGVRMLVVDDAQLLDDASAALVHQLAVHGRTRLLVVATDGTAIPGAISRLWTGELLPRLALERLPEEETAQLLTAGAGPLEPLTVNRLLRLSQGDLRLLRELLGAVRGLLTPVPGTGERAWRGPVPLTTAVRERTARVLGRTCPLERETLDRLAFAEPLSPTLDDLDLGALEVLESDDLIEVDDLGGVRLAHPLHGPVLRAAAGRLRARRLSRTPDAYAAALDAESAALARRIDQDDVRAMPTPVGEWLVDEGGPLTGRYAAARARFARLRGELREAAAWAREGLRGDPEDASCREELARSCAPVDSRGDLDLEALADPYDAVRLGVPEKVIDRLTGVFARHADALTRADGPALDEVAEELERRGFTLFAAEAHAQAVRAHRDPSAARHSRTRAVALARRCQGARTPALSGLVLGELTARQRQIVTLAAAGLSNRQIAERLTLSIRTVGNHLYSAYARLGASDRGALPWLTEIPQAQPA
- a CDS encoding M12 family metallopeptidase, producing the protein MTARYCSLAQAPAPAFAPGLAAERLSALASGRRRWVNGTVLHYCFFDRDTDASVIPVPGTGMTRRVSWAGAKEQRDVVRECFQEWQDLGIGITFAEVDDRSEAELRIGFQLGAGSWSAVGRDALLAGRHERTMNFGWDLTAPGERGTALHEIGHALGMLHEHQSPFAGIHWDDEAVYAELAGPPNHWSRERTHYNILRKLDPDEVNGSVWDPQSIMEYPFSSGLVLEPEQYRAGLNPPGTLSAADKEFALRWYPPAHPGGPPALVPFRSAPLGLGPGEQADFVVDPPQTRTYTLGTFGDSDAVVVVFEERDGEPRYLAGQDDGGAPHNATISARLVKGRRYFVRVRLYSAWGSGETAVMCW
- a CDS encoding CHAT domain-containing protein, which produces MVFADPGEALARARALLDADPSSLHASVAHQVIGIWQRDFGDLRLALDHLRRAREFAARADSADREADVLATLGVALVHAGRTREGLAAFERGVARGGGHTRARVLYRRAYVWWVLGHHRQALEDVRRAIPVLRQAEDVIWTARALTLRATVHLALGAVERAEADFTAAEALWDTTGQEHDKADAVESRGLAAFRSGDVPAALRLLDEAEERYARLGTPTFMLNIRRCEVLMAAGLAPEALAEADAAIGRLDGIGGQSTRKAELLLAAARAARLAGDPHTAIARAALAVRLFAGQRRTWWETHARLVLIEARHAAGRGSGRLVADAARVAEKLAAFGAPAAPEASLLAGRIALGLGWTADAERHLAVAARSRRNGPPLARMTGWAAQALRARAAGSTRGVLEACRRGLDVLDDHRMTLGASELRARATEQGAELAALAGRASLVSGGPRRLLVWSERWRATVLSTPPTRPPADPELLSGMTAFREIASRAEAARMEGRPVPALEREQRRLERQIRSRTLHMRGEAPGDGDRFDVGRLLERLGDEVRLVELAVLDGRVQVLLCGQGRVRRFEAGLLADAETEAEHVQAGLRRLAHPGAEARLAVVEAAGRRLEELLLGPAAAHLGGDPVVIVPPGRLHRVPWALLPSLRERVLSVSPSAGSWLRARETTPPPDGRHVLVRGPGLATGGAEVPELAGRYACATVLEDDEARVPRVLQELDGAALAHIAAHGTFRADSPLFSSLRMADGPIVVHDFERLDRSPYRIILSCCDTALLASVGADELLGLVTALLPLGTAGVVACSAPVNDAAVVPLMLALHKGLGAGLSLAEALRDARAALPGDALHQATGWAFSAFGAA